A single region of the Oreochromis niloticus isolate F11D_XX linkage group LG19, O_niloticus_UMD_NMBU, whole genome shotgun sequence genome encodes:
- the fbxo34 gene encoding F-box only protein 34 encodes MHLKSYPKLVRSELRLNASGVQTGTQRSSLFVSQQGGLLRTYTGNHGSSSRFPFSVISTNTLRCPANAITSSVTTLCLKTPSGTTLRHLSGCKNNTPKLFQTAAEDADAPLDVWTVIKPGHVREKIAIFVSERGREDGAGAGECAANNRDRAPAPCTDYSVATGPSRAVKAKGSWDENCTAKRRRRSGNTQNLQQDQRACDLRPAPRHLDSAQQCGGELGTAEEAEPKVSVVEMVAFLEQRASEQQLDSKPVLALQRSSTTIMLSRALPPDLRDSSVHRGEEPESIRVSDMVARLESECLRRRTEGDLSRSNSLRRTAGRVLLAAATGHSSTPTQPASPSSPPAVQCLSREPVSCLPASALTTPLLGELVKSVEAADVEREHTVTETHLKAPPSESEEEEPVPGLLFLSPTPENHKDSTPSPTDSAPRPPCHRATCVLQPVKPSPCSPDSQSEKIRRRGTEGAGIVSNPASAPLMWRASASQGFLEKRQRLQQLLEPQPYLTALPHHLLVKIFLLLPTQSLAALKCACSYFKFIIENYGVRPADSLWVSDPRYRDDPCKQCKKRYGHGDVSLCRWHHKPYCQALPYGPGYWMCCHGARRDTPGCNVGLHDNRWVPAFHSINVPIYRRSNHDD; translated from the coding sequence ATGCACCTGAAGTCGTACCCGAAGCTCGTGCGCTCAGAGCTGCGTCTCAATGCATCCGGTGTTCAGACGGGGACACAGCGGAGCAGTCTGTTCGTGAGCCAGCAGGGGGGGCTGCTGAGGACGTACACTGGTAACCATGGGAGCAGCAGCCGCTTCCCATTCAGTGTAATCTCCACTAACACACTGCGATGCCCCGCCAACGCCATTACCAGCAGCGTGACGACGCTCTGCCTCAAGACGCCATCCGGCACCACCCTGCGGCACCTGTCAGGCTGCAAGAACAACACGCCCAAACTGTTCCAGACTGCCGCTGAGGACGCCGACGCGCCGCTGGATGTCTGGACCGTCATCAAACCCGGACACGTCCGCGAGAAGATCGCCATCTTTGTTTCAGAGAGGGGACGAGAAGATGGTGCCGGAGCTGGCGAGTGTGCTGCGAACAACAGGGACAGGGCACCGGCGCCATGCACCGACTACAGCGTCGCGACGGGCCCGTCACGAGCCGTGAAGGCAAAGGGCAGCTGGGATGAAAACTGTACCGCCAAACGGCGCCGCCGGTCCGGAAACACCCAAAACCTTCAGCAAGATCAGAGGGCTTGTGACCTCAGACCTGCTCCGCGGCACCTGGACTCTGCTCAGCAGTGTGGCGGAGAGCTGGGGACAGCAGAGGAGGCGGAGCCGAAGGTGTCAGTGGTGGAGATGGTGGCGTTTCTGGAGCAGAGAGCGAGTGAGCAGCAGCTGGACTCCAAACCTGTGCTCGCTCTCCAGAGGAGCTCCACCACCATCATGCTCTCCAGAGCCCTGCCCCCTGACCTCAGGGACAGCTCGGTGCACAGGGGGGAGGAGCCAGAAAGCATCCGAGTGTCAGACATGGTGGCGAGACTAGAGTCTGAGTGTCTGAGGCGGCGGACAGAGGGCGACCTGTCGCGCAGCAACAGCCTGCGGAGGACAGCGGGGCGTGTGCTGCTCGCAGCCGCCACAGGTCACAGCTCCACCCCCACCCAGCCTgcatcaccatcatcaccacCTGCAGTTCAGTGTCTGAGCAGGGAACCAGTCAGCTGTCTTCCTGCCTCAGCTTTGACCACGCCCCTTTTAGGTGAGCTGGTCAAGTCAGTGGAGGCTGCAGATGTGGAGAGGGAGCACACTGTAACAGAGACACACCTTAAGGCCCCGCCCTCTGagtctgaggaggaggagcctgTGCCTGGCTTATTGTTTTTGTCTCCAACTCCTGAGAACCACAAAGACTCCACCCCCTCCCCCACGGACTCAGCACCCCGCCCCCCATGCCACAGAGCCACCTGTGTGCTTCAGCCTGTTAAGCCCTCCCCCTGCAGTCCTGACAGCCAATCGGAGAAGATTAGGAGGAGAGGAACTGAGGGTGCTGGCATAGTTAGCAACCCTGCCTCGGCGCCTCTGATGTGGCGTGCGTCGGCGTCGCAGGGCTtcctggagaagcgtcagcgGCTGCAGCAGCTACTGGAGCCGCAGCCGTACCTGACGGCGCTGCCGCACCACCTGCTCGTCAAGATCTTCCTGCTCCTGCCGACGCAGAGCCTCGCCGCGCTCAAGTGCGCCTGCAGTTACTTCAAGTTCATCATCGAGAACTACGGCGTACGGCCCGCTGACTCGCTCTGGGTGTCAGACCCCCGTTACCGTGACGACCCCTGCAAGCAGTGCAAGAAGCGTTACGGGCATGGCGACGTGTCGCTTTGCCGCTGGCACCACAAGCCGTACTGCCAGGCGCTGCCGTACGGCCCAGGGTACTGGATGTGTTGCCATGGTGCCCGCAGGGACACGCCCGGCTGCAATGTGGGTCTCCATGACAACCGCTGGGTGCCGGCGTTCCACAGCATTAACGTGCCCATCTACCGCAGGAGTAACCATGACGACTGA
- the lgals3b gene encoding galectin-3b, producing the protein MDLSDALDGGTTQSAAGGGLWPGQPNAPVWPGQPNQPTWPGGSTGPAWPGGQPANPTWPQGPSQPSGPWGPGPGPSPGPGPTPPVAPQQNLTVPFNLPLPQGVYDKLLITIAGTIKPNADKITVDLATARDIAFHFNPRFNEGGKKLIVRNSCIGEKWGKEERELQHFPFVPGQNFEIKILCTNTEFKVAVNNSHMLDFKHRITNLRDIKRLSIYYDLTLSRVNMEMMP; encoded by the exons CTCTCAGACGCTCTTGATGGTGGCACCACCCagtcagcagcaggaggaggtcTCTGGCCCGGACAGCCCAATGCACCCGTGTGGCCGG GTCAGCCCAACCAGCCCACCTGGCCCGGAGGTTCCACTGGTCCAGCCTGGCCTGGAGGTCAGCCTGCTAACCCTACCTGGCCCCAAGGCCCCAGCCAACCCAGCGGACCTTGGGGTCCAGGTCCAGGCCCTTCACCTGGACCTGGACCCACTCCTCCTGTTGCACCCCAGCAGAATCTG ACGGTTCCCTTCAATCTGCCTCTGCCTCAAGGAGTGTACGACAAGCTGCTGATCACCATCGCTGGAACTATCAAACCCAACGCTGACAA GATCACAGTGGACCTGGCCACAGCTCGTGACATCGCCTTCCACTTCAACCCTCGCTTCAACGAGGGCGGCAAGAAGCTGATCGTCAGAAACAGCTGCATCGGTGAAAAGTGGGGCAAAGAGGAGAGGGAGCTGCAGCACTTCCCGTTTGTGCCGGGGCAGAATTTTGAG ATCAAGATCCTGTGCACCAACACGGAGTTCAAGGTGGCCGTCAACAACTCTCACATGCTGGACTTCAAGCATCGTATCACCAACCTGAGAGACATCAAGAGACTCAGCATCTACTACGACCTCACGCTGTCAAGGGTCAACATGGAGATGATGCCCTGA
- the jmjd7 gene encoding bifunctional peptidase and (3S)-lysyl hydroxylase JMJD7 yields the protein MEAVRNRLAECSQEAHELYLNQSVPYLDGPPESLQFHRDWIAPNKPCIIRNAFSHWPALAKWSPDYLRQKVGSKVISVAVTPNGYADAVNGDRFVMPEERQMSFSSVLDIIEGKVDKGGGVFYVQRQCSNLLQELPELTADVEPHIAWMSTALGKLPDAVNFWLGEANAITSMHKDHYENLYCVVSGEKHFTLMPPTDRPFIPYGLYQPAVYHQRDDGEFEVIDQSDSEMVPWIPLDPLNPDLERYPQYRRARPLHCSVKSGEMLYLPSLWFHHVQQSHGCIAVNFWYDMDYDIKYNYFQLLEALCEVTRST from the exons ATGGAGGCAGTGAGGAATCGACTGGCCGAGTGTTCACAGGAGGCTCACG AGCTGTACCTGAACCAATCGGTGCCCTACCTGGATGGGCCACCTGAGTCGCTGCAGTTCCACCGTGACTGGATCGCGCCAAACAAGCCCTGCATCATCCGCAACGCCTTCAGCCACTGGCCAGCCCTGGCCAAGTGGAGCCCTGACTATCTGAG GCAGAAGGTGGGGTCAAAGGTCATAAGCGTGGCAGTGACTCCGAATGGCTATGCCGATGCGGTAAACGGAGATCGATTCGTGATGCCtgaagagagacagatgagCTTCTCCTCTGTTCTTGACATCATCGAGGGGAAG GTGGACAAAGGGGGCGGAGTCTTTTATGTCCAGAGGCAGTGCTCCAACCTGCTGCAGGAGCTCCCCGAGCTCACTGCCGACGTGGAGCCGCACATCGCCTGGATGAGCACGGCACTCG GAAAGTTACCGGACGCTGTGAATTTTTGGCTCGGAGAGGCGAACGCCATCACCTCTA TGCACAAAGATCACTACGAGAATCTTTACTGCGTCGTCTCTGGAGAGAAACACTTCACCTTGATGCCGCCTACAGACCGCCCCTTCATCCCCTATG GTTTGTACCAACCAGCCGTTTACCATCAGCGAGATGACGGCGAGTTTGAGGTCATCGATCAGAGCGACTCAGAGATG GTCCCGTGGATCCCTCTGGACCCGTTGAACCCGGACCTGGAGCGGTACCCGCAGTACCGGCGGGCACGGCCGCTCCACTGCAGCGTGAAGTCCGGAGAGATGCTGTACCTGCCGTCGCTGTGGTTCCACCACGTACAGCAGTCACACGGCTGCATCGCAG TGAACTTCTGGTACGACATGGACTACGACATCAAGTACaactactttcagctgctggaGGCTCTGTGTGAGGTCACAAGGTCCACGTGA